The Candidatus Denitrolinea symbiosum DNA window CCAGCGCGGCGACGGTGATGAGCGCCTCGCCGATCCCGATCAGCGCGTGAACGCCCAGCATGGCCGGGAGGACGATCTCCAGGCGCGAGGTTCCGCTCAGCCAAAGTTGCAGGGAGGTCGCCAGCGCGGTCGCCAGCGTCGCGATCCACGCGGCGGCGCCGGCCGCCGCGTAACGCGCTCCCTTGCCAAGTCCGGCTGCGGCGCGGTAGAGTCCGTAGCCGACGGAGGCGGTCAGCAGTCCCATGTTAAAGATGTTGGCGCCCATCGCCAGCAGGCCGCCATCCTGGAAGAGCAATCCCTGCACCGCGATGACGGCGGTCATCACCAGTACCGCGGCCCACGGACCGAGGACGATCGCCGCGAGCGCGCCGCCGAGGAAGTGACCCGACGTCCCGCCCGCGACCGGGAAGTTCAGCATCTGCGCGGCGAAGATGAAGGCCGCCATGACGCCCATCAGGGGGATCTGTTTTTCTCCGAGCGATTGGTTCGTTTTGGAGATGGCAACCCCGACGGTGACCGCGGTGATCGCCCAGAAGAGCAGGGAGATGACCAGGTTGAGAAACCCGTCTGGGATGTGGAGGGGAGCAGGAGAGAAGTACATGCGATTTTCCTTTCTTGCGACAAGCCAATTGTAGGGCAAGTTTCAACTTGCCGGGCGCAATTTCGAAAATTGCGTTACTTTTGACAGTCCGGGCAAATGCCCAATAATGCGATGTGACTCGCGTCCAACTGGAAGCCCGTGGACGCGCTCAACTGGTCGTAGAGTCCCGTCAACGCCGCGGCCTCCACCGACACGGTCTTTCCGCATTTTCGACAGATCAGGTGATGATGGTTTTCCTCCGTCAATTCGTAGACCAGTTTCCCGCCGCCGACGTGCGCGGCCAAAGCGTATCCGTTCTCGACGAGAAATTCCAGCGTGCGATAGACGGTGGCCTCCGTCAACCCGGGCTGGGCGCGCCGCGCCCGCGCGTAGACTTCGGTGGGCGGGAGATGTCCGCCCGCCTGACGGAGCGCGTGCAGGATCGCCATCCGCTGGGAGGTCATGCGGAAGCCGCGTTCGTGCAGCCGGTCAATGAGATAGGAGCCGCAGGTCATGGATTTCCTTAATGCAAGAAGTTGCAA harbors:
- a CDS encoding cobalamin biosynthesis protein CbiM, producing the protein MYFSPAPLHIPDGFLNLVISLLFWAITAVTVGVAISKTNQSLGEKQIPLMGVMAAFIFAAQMLNFPVAGGTSGHFLGGALAAIVLGPWAAVLVMTAVIAVQGLLFQDGGLLAMGANIFNMGLLTASVGYGLYRAAAGLGKGARYAAAGAAAWIATLATALATSLQLWLSGTSRLEIVLPAMLGVHALIGIGEALITVAALAFIEQTRPDLLSEKATAEKGGRGWVAGGALVALIAVLLSPLASAHPDGLERVAENIGFLGQGQSAPYQILPDYTIPFLGETPLSTIVAGAVGAVVVLGLMVVVGTSLKKKST
- a CDS encoding Fe2+ or Zn2+ uptake regulation protein; translated protein: MTCGSYLIDRLHERGFRMTSQRMAILHALRQAGGHLPPTEVYARARRAQPGLTEATVYRTLEFLVENGYALAAHVGGGKLVYELTEENHHHLICRKCGKTVSVEAAALTGLYDQLSASTGFQLDASHIALLGICPDCQK